The nucleotide sequence ACACGATCCCGCAGCCGCCCCGACCGATCAGTTCCTGGATATCGTAATGGCAGAGGCTCCCCAGCGAACCTTCAACTGTCGGCGGTTCCAGAAAACTCAGATCCAGGTCGCTTTCGAGCGGACTGTCCTCGACCGATGCAACCCGCGTCACATCGCTTGCTTTTCTGATCTGGTCCACGGCGGGAACTCTCAGGAATTCTCCCGAGCGCGCGTATTCTTCAAGTAACGCATCCACCTGTTTTCGCAGCAGCCGATCATCGCCGCATACCTGGTCGAGAAACGCGGATCGACTCGGAACATCGTCGATCTCCAGTGCTTCATTAAATATTTCCTGTTCGTTCATATTCAATATTTCTCTAAATGACTCACCCTGATTATTTCGGTTCTCTCGTCAGGCCTGAATCATCTGTTGTATCCTGGAAGCTGTTGACACATATCATCGCGATTGATGAATGAACACTATTATGTAGTTGAGTCTGACTTGAAGAAAGAGAAGACATTGTGAAAAACAGACCGACCATCGCCAGACACCTCTGTACTCCGTGTTTCATTCATGACAGTCCGACTCTGCGGAGACCTATTGTGCCCAGCGCCCTTTTTTGAAGTGCCCCCAGGGATAATAACCATGCTTCAGGGAGACCCGGTCATTGTACAGCCGGACGCGCACGTCTGTGGTCTTGCTTTTCAGTTCGATATAATCGGATTTGCGGGCCGCCTCATGAAAGCGAACGTGGCTTTTGCCTTTATTCTTCACTTCCAGCCAACTGTGGTCCGGCTGAATGGAGTAAACGGCTCCGCCGTCGCGGACGTAAACGCGGCGGCCATCAAACAGGTAGGGAGAGATCTCGTTGTAGGCTTTTGTTTCCAGCCAGGACGCCTTCGACTTGTCTCCGTTGCGAGTAAATTCGAGGATTTCACTGTGGTAGGCTTTCTGCATCGACGTGACCGCCACCACGATCTCCTTTTCAAAGTGGGTCGTCCGGATCACCGAGGGCAGAATTCGTTTCTCCTTAAACCGTTTCCGCTGTCGTTCAATTAAATAAGCACCATGCGTATTGCCTCGTTTGATGGCAATCGCCTTCTCTTTCTCGAACAGTTCATCTATCGACTTCATCGCTGCCTCGACACGCTCCTTGAATTCCTCCCGGGCGATTTCCAGATCACTTTTTCCATTCCGTCCCAGATCCGGTCCTGCATAAGCCAGGATCATGATGACTCGATTCAGGTTCTGCTCCGGGTAATTACTCCGCTGCAGTGGCTGAGAATGCTCTTCAAACTGCCCGGCATCAATGACTGTCTGTTCGATCATTCTGGAATTGAGTTCTCCGTCAAACGACCTGCTACGAAACGGCACGCGTCCATTTATGTCGTCGGCGGGTAAGACACTGGGGATCAGAAGGATCACCAACAGAGAGAGCATGTTTCTGGGTTGAAATGACACGAATCGGCCTCACGCAGCAGGGGAATCTGGTAAACAGAACAAAGAGATGACAGTCAGATCTCTTTGAACCTCGCTACCATTCAGTGCGTAGAGCGGCGGTTGGGGACGCCAGAAATTCTCAGGAATTTTCGAAATTACTGCGCATTTCCCGGCGAAGCCAGGCTTTCGCATACGCCCACAGGCGGTCGGCAGAGCGGGGCGATATTCCCATTACTTCCGCAGATTGGCTTAGCGTAAGTCCCGAAAAATAAAGAAGTTGAACCAACTCTGTGGCTCGTGGGTTCACAGCGGAGAGCCGGTCAAGTGCCTCATCCAGCGCAATCAGATCTTCCACCGGTTCAGGAGAAATGGCGGGGCTCACATCGTCCAGTTCCAGACGCACCGCATCACCACCCCGTTTGAGACTTCTGCGAGTCCGCGCGTTTTCCACCAGAACACGGCGGATGGCAATCGCAGCCGCACCAAAGAAGTGTCCTTCCCCGTTCCATTCCGCGTCGTTTCCCACCAGGCGCAGATAGGCTTCATGGACTAAAGATGTGGCCTGTCGGGCATGGCCGGACTGTTCTTTCGCTAAATAATCTGCTGCGAGTTTTCGCAGTTCATCATAGACCAGAGGCAGCATTTTTTCCGCGGTATCCTGGTCTCCCGCCTGAACGGCGTGCATCATTTCAGTGAATCCAGACATCGCAGGCACAGACTTTCGTAACGGGATTACTCGAAGTTTCTCAATTAAAAGCGGGACGACTCGTGGGGAACACGAGCAGCACCCATCCCTGGCGGAGGCACGCAACAAAAAAGTGACACGCTCCTTCCTTAATTTTGTACAGGTTATCCTTTATCTTATCAACGAGGCCGTTGATTTCTATGACAAAAATTCATTTACCATACCGACTCCACTACTCATGCCGCGTACTTCCACAGCCTTGCTGGCACGCGTGATTCATTTCGAGTACAACAGATGCAGAGTACCGCACACCATGTAGCGCCTGGTGTTTTACCGGGGGAAACAGCATGCAGGAACAGTCGAGAGTTGCCATTCTGATCGACACCTCGTCGGGTCATGGACGGGGGCTGCTGAACGGGATGATCAGGTTCCAGCGCGAAATCGGATCCTGGTCGGTCATCTTCCGCTCGCATCAGCCCGATCAACCGGCGCCCGCCTGGCTGCAAAAAGCAGACATTGATGGTGTCCTCGCCCGCATTCCTCACAAGCAGATGGCCGACATCCTCCGCAAACGCAGGCTGCCTGTGATCGACATGCCTTACACCCGGGAAGGTTTTGGCTTCCCCAGTCTGTTCACCGACAATCAGAAAATTGTGGAACTGGCGGCACAACATTTACTCGACCGGGGGATTCGCCATTTCGGGTTTTGTGGCTGGCCCCGCGGTTTGAATTCCCGCATGGATGAACGCTGTGACCTGTTCGTACAAACTCTCGCTGATGCCGGCTGTACCTGCAGTCTCTTTCCGGAACAGAATGACCGCTGGGACGCCAGCCACTGGGAGAATGATCAACAGGGCATCGCCGAATGGCTGATCACATTACCCAAACCCGCTGGAGTTATGGCCTGTTATGATGACCGGGGGCAACATGTGCTTGAGGCCTGTCAGATCGTCGGCCTGAAAGTCCCCGATGAAGTCGCCGTCATTGGTTCCGATAATGATGATCTGATCTGCAAACTCTCGTCACCCCCGCTCACCAGCATCGACGCCGGATTTGAACGCATCGGCTACGAAGCGGCTTCCCTGCTGGAACAGATGATGAAACAGGGGGAGCAGCCTGAACCAGTCCAGCTGTTTCCTCCGGCCCGACTGGTACAACGACAGTCCACCAACATCGTCGCCGTGGAAGATCAGGACCTGGCAGCAGCCCTGCGATTCATTCGCGATCATGCCAGTCAGAGAATTACAGTGGAAGACATCCTGGCGGAAGTTCCCATCTCCCGCAGCAGCCTGGAACGGCGGATGAAAAAGTTTATCGGCCGCACTCCCAAAGAAGAAATCCTGCGCGTGCAGCTCGAACGCGTGCAGCAGTTGCTGGCAGAGACGCAGTTATCGCTGACAGAAATTGCGTTCAAAACGGGTTTCGATCACCCGCATTACCTGGCTGCCTTATTCAAACGCAAATTTCAGCAGACACCAGGCAGCTTCCGACGCGCGGTTCGCAAGTGACGGAAAATGTGAAGACGTTTACGAAATGTGTGATAGTTTCTCCTGACAGCACTCGCTAGATTGGGACAATAAAGCAGGGGAAAACAGGCGTCCTGTTTATTCATGGTGCTCCGGTAAAGGGAGAGACGATGCGATTCAATGCAGCATCCAACAGAACCACTTTTTTTCTGATCAGAATGGTTGTTCTGTCTTTTTTGATCTGGCAGGCCTTTGAAGTACGCTGCCTGGCACAGGGCTTTTCGCCGGGCGAAGCGGCCCAGCGCATGACGGTCGACAGCGACTTCAAAGTCGAGCTGGTCGCTGCTGAACCGTTAGTTCGCCAGCCGGTCGCGATTGACTTTGATGATCGTGGGCGGCTCTGGGTGCTGCAATATCTGCAATATCCCAATCCTGCCGGTTTGAAACGGGTTAAGGTCGATCGCTTTTCTCGGACCACTTATGACCGGATTCCCGAACCTCCCCCGACCGGGCCGAAAGGCGCCGACCGCCTGACGATTCTGGAAGATACCAACGGCGACGGCGCGTTTGACAAAGCGAAAGATTTTATCAGCGATCTGAATATCGCGTCCGGTTTTGCCTTCGGTTATGGTGGCGTATTTGTGCTGCAGACACCATACCTGCTCTTTTATCCGGATCGCAACCGGGATGATATTCCCGACGGCGATCCGGAAGTGCTGCTGAAAGGCTTTGGCATGGAAGACACCAGTTCGGTCGCCAATTCACTGGTCTGGGGACCCGATGGCTGGCTGTATGGAACACAGGGAACCAACATCACCGCCCTCATCCGGGGGATTGAATTCGAGCAGGGCATCTGGCGCTATCATCCGGTGAGCAGGAAATTCGAACTGTTCATGGAAGGGGGCGGCAACATGTGGGGCCTGGATTTCGACGAGTTTGGCAATCTCCTCGCGGGCACCAACTACGGCGGCTATCTGATGATTCATTGTGTGCAGGGTGCCTACTACGAAAAGTCGTTCGCCAAACACGGTGAACTGCATAATCCGTTTGCGCTGGGCTACTTTCAGCACGTGCCTCACAAAAACTTTCAGGGAGGACACGTCACGGTGGGCGGCATCCTGTATCAGAGCGATCAGTTCCCCGCCCCATACCGCAACAAATACATCGCCGTCGATACGCTCGGGCATGCCGTCCGCTGGCATCATGTGCTGCCGGACCAGTCCACGTTCCGCAGTGAAAATGGGGGCGTCCTCTTGCAGGCCAACGATACCTGGTTTGCGCCCAGCGATGCAATCCAGGGGCCCGATGGAGCTGTCTACGTCGCCGACTGGCACGACCAGCGAACCGCGCACCCCGATCCGGATGCGACCTGGGATCGCAGAAACGGACGCGTGTTTCGTATCAGCCATCGATCTGCCAAACCGGTTCGGCACGTCGATCCCCACTCCCTTTCCAGCGAACAACTGGTCGACGTGTTGGGCAGCAGTAATGCATGGCAGGTCAGACGCGCACGCAGGATTCTGGCAGAGCGACGTGACAAGCAGGTTATCGACCAGCTCAGAACGCTCTCGCAAAATCCAGACAATCCATCACTCGCTTTACAGGCGCTCTGGACGTTAAACACGCTGGACGCCTTTGATCAAAATCGGGAAAGCAGTCTGCTCGCACACCAGGATCCCCACATCAGGGCCTGGACCATTCGGCTCATCGGTGACACAAAACAGGTCTCTGACGAAAACGGACAGAAACTGTTATCAATTGCCAAAACTGATACCAGCCCGACCGTCATCAGTCAACTGGCCAGTTCTGCCAAGCGGCTCCCTGCACAACAATGTATCGCTCTGGTTCGCACGTTATTGAATCGCAGTGAATTCAGAAATGATCCCCATATTCCGCTGTTACTCTGGTGGGCGCTGGAACGATATTCGATTTCAAGTTTACCAGAGGTACTGCAAGCTTTTTCCCGTCCGGGCGACTGGCAGAATCTTTTTCTGAGGGAGGTGATCCTGGGACGTCTGATGCGTCGCTATGCCGGCGAAGGGAGCAACGCAAGTCTGGTCGCCTGTGCCCGGTTACTGGCAGCAGCCCCGGAGAAAACAGAGCGCAAACGGATGATTTCCGAACTGGATGCCGGGTTGAAAATGCTGGGTCGCGAACGTCTGCCCGGGCTTCCCCTCGGTCCCAAATACGGTAATATCGCTGCCATCACTCGCGTGGAGAAATCGAATCAGGTCACGCGATTGAAAACCCTTCCCCCGGAACTCGCCGACCAACTTGCCACGATCTGGGACGACAAAACCACCGACCCGCTCATCATTCGTGTCGCCATGCGGCTCGGTAGCAAGGCCGCTTATGATCGTGCCCTGGCATTGGCGACAGATAAAACATGCACAGAAAAAACACGTTTAGACATGCTGGCAATTCTGCAGGAACTGGGGGACTCCCGGGAATGTCGGGATAGGGTGTTAAAGCTGGTGGGCGGTTCGGAAACGCCCACCATTCAACTGGCGGCACTCAATCTGTTGAGCCGCTTCGCTGATGAGCGGATTACAGAGCGTCTTCTGGCTCAGTATGAAAAGATGGATGCAACTCTGCGATCTCAGACCCGCGATGTTCTGCTGGGGCGCGCTGACTCTGCGTTCGCATTTTTGCAGGAAATCGATCAGGGAACCTATCCGCCAACAGAAGTCACTGCCGATCAGTTACGAAGAGTGGCCTTACACAATGATGTCAGGCTGAATGAAATCGTCCGCAAGCACTGGGGTAATATTCGCGCAGGGACACCGGAAGAAAAACTGGCCGAGATCCGGCGCATCTCCAATGACCTGCGTGCCGGTTCGGGAAATCTGGATCAGGGGAAACTGCTGTTCGAGAAACAGTGTGCGACCTGCCATAAGCTGTTTGATACCGGCAAAACAATCGGGCCGGACCTGACCAAAGCTAATCGTCAGGACCAGAGTTTTCTGCTGGTCAGCATCGTCGACCCGAATACGCAGATCCGCAAAGAGTATTTGAACTACGTACTGGTCACTGTCGATGGACGCGTACTGAACGGACTGCTGGTGGAAGAAACTCCCGCCAGTGTGACGCTGCTCAATGCGAAAAATGAGCGCACCACGGTCAGCCGAAATGACATTGAGGAACTGAAAGCGTCTCCCGTTTCTCTGATGCCCGAAGACCTGCTGAAAAAACTGACGCCCCAGCAGGTCCGTGATCTGTTTCAGTATTTACAAACAGAGAAATAGAGTAACATCAACAGAAACAGAACGTTGATGTTAGACAGCGCATCGTCCGCTCCCCCGAAAACACAGGAAGAAAATGTGATGACACAGCTTCGAAAATGGAACGTTTCATTCTTCTGCCTTGTGGTAATCTTATGTTCCACGCTTCAGGCTGTTCCTGCCGACGAACCACCGCGGGTGTATCAGAACCGGTTGCAGCTGCTCAAAAATCCGGAACCACTGCTGGCAGACCATCCGACATTCGTGCAGCCGATTGAAGAAGTCCGCCGCTATGCAGCACCGATTCTGGTTGATGAGGAAGGTGCCGACCTGAGTGTACGTGCCTGGAGATTCTCCTACAATGCGCGGGGCATCATCGAAATGCCGAACCGCCTGCGCGCCGATAAGACAGCGGTGATTATGGTCCATCCCTGGGGAATTGACGATGGCCAGGGCTGGCGCACACCCGAACCGGCGGGGGTCTGCGACTTCTGTACGCCGACCAAAAATCATCTCGCCGCACAGCATACGCGTACCGTGATTGATCCGTTTCTCAAGCGGATGCGGCCGCAGGTCTCGCTGACGATGTTTAGCCTGATTGCGCCCGTCGATCCGATTCGAAAAAAACTGTATCGCACGTTTGACTACCAACCCACGGAGGAAGAACGGGCGGAAGCAAAAAAACAGTTGAAAGCCCGACTCGACAGCCTGCCCTATAAAGGACAGCCTTTGATCGAGAAACTCACGCTTTCCAGCGATCGACCTGTGATCGATTACTTCCGCCAGTTTCCGGGCCTGATGTCGGGCGATCAATATAACGGCGCAGGTTTCTGGAATGTACCGGTCCCGGTGACCGCGGATGTGACCGTGCATAAAGATGACGTGCTGATTTTTGACCAGGAAGGGTATGCGCCTTTAAAGAAGTTTCTCAACAAGCACGGCATTCGGCACATTCTGCTGACCGGTTATGCGACCGACATGTGTTTCTGTAAAACGACCGCCGGTTATGAGAATCTCTCAAAAGACTTCAACGTCTTTCTGGTGGGAGACGCCACTCTGGCAACGTTCCCCGCCAACTCAAGTCCGCGTTATGCCACCAACGCACACATTTCGTTTGCCTCGATCAATCACCTGATCACACAGGTCTCGTGGATTAAAAAACTGGATAAGTAAATACTTTCGTCAGTATCAAGACTTTGTATTAGACTGTGTCCCGTTTTGCTGTACCGTCTCCCAGGACATTTGGGTCGAGAATAATAGTTCAAGAGACGTGATGGTGAAATGTGATTCGCTCTAGTGGGAGCCCGGATCTTTTGGTTTCTTTGTCTCAGTGTGCCTGGACTGGGTGGTCAACCAGAGAGGGACGTGCAGGTCCCAGTAGATGGCAGAGCCGCGCAGGCAGAGAATCAGTAACGAACAGACTACACCAGTCACAACGGCGTATGCCGGGAACCAGGTCAGCAGGAAGACATACAGGATGCAGCCACAGGTTACGGGAATCGCATAGAGTTCACGGCGTTTCAACAGCGTCGGTTGTCCCGCGAGTACATCCCGCAGCAGTCCGCCGCCAATTGCGGTCAACACTCCCAGCAGGATCGGCGCAATGGGCATACCGAAGTCGAGCCACATCACTTTTTGTGCCGCCTGGATGGCAAACATGGAGACGCCGAGCGCGTCGAGGTAGAGCATGGTCCGGTGAATTTCCCTGCGGGTCAGTAAACGCTCGGTGAGAAAGGCAACAAAACTCGCACCCAAAGCGACCCAGATATAGTTCAGGTCCGCTGCCCAGAAGACCGGTACTCCCAAAATTAAGTCGCGGATCGTGCCGCCACCAATGGCGGTAATCAGGCCCAGCACGCAGGCACCAAAAAAATCGATGCCCCGTGGAGTTACCGCCAGCACACCCGTCACCGCAAAAGCGACTGTTCCCGCCATCCCCAGCAGATATTGTAAGGTGTCTACACTCATCGTTTACTTTTTGACGAGGATCATGCTTTTTTGACAAATTCTGATTTCAACTGCATGGCACCGATGCCGGGGATTTTACAGTCGATGTCGTGATCGCCTTCTACCAGGCGGATGTTTTTGACTTTTGTGCCGACCTTCACGACGGTAGAGGAGCCTTTCACTTTCAGGTCTTTGATCACCGTGATCGTATCACCATTGGTCAGTTCATTACCGTTCGCATCTCTGACGACCGGGCCCGCCGCGGCGCCTGCAGCAGTGTCACCTGGATTCCACTCGTGACCACAGGACGGACAAACCAGCAAATCCCGGTCTTCATACGTATATTCCGAATCACATTCCGGACAGTTCGGCAAATCGCTCATCTCAATTCCTGCAGTTGGTAGGTCTCATCATCAGTCGCCGGTTTCAATAATCGGCATCTCGTTACAATAAGATAACGTTTCGCCGTGCGCAGGAACAGTCAGGACAATCGCTTATTCCGCAGTGATAGTTACCTGATCCAGGTATGATCTCGATTTCAGCTTACTGTCTGAGAAGGCAGGGACTATTCGCGCTGTTCTTCCCGCAGCGGTTTGATGTGATACGGAATGCCTGTTTCATCGGTCTTTCTCCAGACAACATCAAATGCGCCCCGATATCCAAACAGGCGGCCCCAGGTGCGGTTCGTGACTTCCACCTGGATGCGATACTTTTCGTCGTCGTCGTCATACCACTCGCACACATCGGCAATTCCCGAAAAAAATAACGGAAAGGAAAAGCCAAGCGGTCCTTCATAAAATCGCTGCGCCCCGGACCGGATTCGCATGCCTCCCCGTTCATCCACTGACAGATCCAGGTCGACGGCGAGATGCTGATGTGATCCCAGGTAATCGACAATCCGGTTTCGCTGTTCGCTATAAATCATATACGCATCGAAGCGCCGTTGTTTGCGGCCTTCGAAGGTCCGTACCCAGGTCACCGTTTCCCGACCGAACCGGTCCTGGTAGGCATAGTTCTCAATGGTGAAAGGAATGTGATTGCCATACTCGGGAAACATGATGCGTCGCCACGTTCCCAAGTAAAGAAAAGGGACCGTATAGAATCGGCCGCGCCAGAGTTCATCCATGATTCCCGTGCCGATCGAGGCGATTCTGTCTTCACTGCTGAACCCGAAACGTTCCTGGATCTTCGGGTGCAGTTTCTCAAAATCGGATCCAAGAACCCGCTGATAAATCGAGGCCATCAGTCAGTCTCCGGTTTTTTTCTGAGACAACGTCGCGCGGAAGGCAGATCATGCATCACGGAGAGTCCCAGCAAAGCCACGACCGCCAGCAGCAGATTCAGGCTGACCGGATTAAATGCCGCCGACAGGTATTGAGGCGAACTGATCGCCACGCCGATCGTGACCAGCAGCATCAGCAGTACGGTTAACACCAGCGGCCAGCGACGATGAAAACAGATCAGCACGGTTGCCCCCAGTACCACTTCTGCCATCCCCGCGATAATCAGGAACGCAGGGGCAACGGATGCGGCGACCCCCGCGTCTGCCAGCATCGCCAGTTCGTCCGCGTGTCGCGCGATCAGCTTGGGGATCAGCCCCTGGTAGATCCAGACGAATGCCACTGTCATTCGCGCCAGGCCGTGGATCAGGGTTCGCTGCATTGATACCCCCGGGTCAATGCCTTGCTCGATCCATAATCGCAGGCGGTCGAAGCTCCAGGCGGTCGCCCAACCCATCAGCGGTCGAAAGACGAAGCGATCGAAAGTACGACCCAGCCAGCCGAACCGCGTCTGGTAATCGTAGCCTGTGACGAACCGTACGCCGTCCTCCAAAGGAGTGTACTGCCAGTAACCGGCGCCTTCACGAATCAGGGACTTGGCATCGTCCGACCAGAAACGCAGCGACGAGGTACGTCGGCCAGTGGTTTCATCGCGACTGCCAACGGTCTCACCTGCGCCTTGGATGCCAAGACCAAAACCCAGTCGCGTTGCATATTCAAATTGCTGCGGTTCAGATTCCTCGGCGCGGGGGAGATAGGTGATCGAAGTGAAGCGGGCGTCCCAGCGTTCATGCAATTCCGGGTTCTGGGTTTTCTCCCACAACTCTTCCATTGAACCATGAATTCGTATTTCTACATAGATGCCCATGCAGGGTTCCCATACGCGTCAGAGGACAATACCCGTGACGAAATGTGAGTTGAATGATGAAATCACAATGTGACTGTGACAGGGAAGTACATTCCTTATAGCATGTACGCAACTGGGAATAAAGCAATTTGACGATCCTGGCACACGCAGACTGAATACGGATACTGCGCATTTAAATAACAGAGTCTCCAGAAATTGTGAGAAGTAACATCCGCTGATTGATTTCAAGTCGAGCCTGTTGCCCTGTTTCGATGCGAATATACGACTTTGACGTCACTCCAGAGTATGCTAAGATCCCGGCCAACAGGCATCGCCCCTCAGCAGGGTTGCCTTTTTTCATGATTAAAAATGCTCACGGACTTCCTCTGAACGATAAAGGAATCGCCTTGGATACTCTGATTCTGTTGCTCATCCTTTTTACATTCTTCGCGATGAGGTGGCGCAAGCGCTGGTTCGTCTATCTCCCCTTCTTTGTCTCCCTGATGGCGACCTTCCTCCTGTTTCTGTGTCACGCGACGGATTCGCTGAAACTCAATTTCTGAATCAGTCTTCGCTAGTGTGCCGGTTGCTGTAGCGTCTCCAGAGCCATTTGAGACGCATATCTAAAGACGATATAAGGAGAGACACTCAGATGAACAAGCACCTTGGGTTCTGGATTGCTCATTTTAATATTCTTGCAGTCTGCATGGTCCTGCTGGGCGCTTTTGGTGTTCAGTTTGGTGAGCAGGAAGTTCCCTGTCCGCTGTGTATGCTGCAGCGAATGGCCATGATGCTCTGTGCTCTCGGGTCATGCTATATCATCCTGCAGGCCAGATCAGGGTCTCTTACTCGAGCTGACTTTGCAGCAGGTTATGGCATGAGTATCCTGGCTGCCGTCTGTGGCGCATGCATTTCGACACGTCAGATTCTGATTCACATTGTTCCCCCCGATCCCGGCTATGGTGACCCTGTGTTGGGACTGCATTTATACACTTGGGCTCTGGTGGTCTTCCTCGTAGTGCTGATCGATAGCGGACTCAATCTGATGTTTGTCCCCGAACTGGTAACGGATCACCCGATTGAATTCAACTGGGTCTCGAAGGCTGTCATTGGCATATTGGGAGCAGTCATTATCGCCAATTTGCTCAGTGTCTTCTGCCAGGAAGGCTTTCACTGGGTTCTACCGGATGACCCGGTACGCTATGAATTGTTTTACGATCTCGGCCTCTTCAAATCGCCCTGATCAGGCTAATCACTGCGAGATGCCAGACCTCTGGTTTCGCCCACTCTTAATAGATGAGCAGGAGACTGTTACCTGTCTGTCCCTCAGCGAATCGACTTATGCGAACCATCGCAGGCGGGCAGCTTTTGGGAAAGGCCGCAGGTGCAGTCATGGATGCCTTTGCCATCAAGAATCTGCGGGATGTATTTCTCAACCCGGGTTTCCCGTGTTTTGGATTGTTTGGCGGCTGAAAAATGCATCAGGTAAGCACGCTGCCTTCCTGGTGTTAGCGCTGCAAATGCCGTCTGCAGCGCCGGGCTCTCGTCCAGTTT is from Gimesia maris and encodes:
- a CDS encoding disulfide bond formation protein B, with product MNKHLGFWIAHFNILAVCMVLLGAFGVQFGEQEVPCPLCMLQRMAMMLCALGSCYIILQARSGSLTRADFAAGYGMSILAAVCGACISTRQILIHIVPPDPGYGDPVLGLHLYTWALVVFLVVLIDSGLNLMFVPELVTDHPIEFNWVSKAVIGILGAVIIANLLSVFCQEGFHWVLPDDPVRYELFYDLGLFKSP